Genomic DNA from Dysidea avara chromosome 10, odDysAvar1.4, whole genome shotgun sequence:
GGTTAATTGATCACTTTCAGCTCCTAGTCTGAACCTTGTAAATCCCAAACAGTCTTCATACCACTTCAGTACACTTTCTGAAGAACCTGTGTTGCATGCATAAGCAATGTGGTCGACATGGCTGATTCCACTGCAAGTAGTGTCACTGGCCCCACTAGTAATACTCAGTTCGTATCCAGGGAGATAGATACCATTGTATTTGTCGGTGTTCACTACAGTATGGGTGACATTTGTAAACGGGGAGGAGATGGTGAAGGTGCCGACGGTGCCACCCACATCCGTCAAGCTCCGTGGTTGGTGTACAACCTTAGCTCCAGCTCTGGTCGCCCTGTCGTATGCAGCATGTAGCTGGGGAACCTTGAAAACCACGTTATTGCAGATTGTGCCTGACTTATGCAATATGTCTCTATCTTTTTCGCACGTTGCTGGTCTCAAAACAAGTAACACTTCATTTCGCTGTAGAACAACATTTTGTCCACAAGTTGCCACAGTAACAAGGCTTAATCTTTCTACGAACAGCTTTTCTGCTTTTCTCACATCAGCACAAAGAAATTCTAAGCCGTAAAGTTCCGCCATGAACACTTTGTGTCCAGTCGGGCCAGCGCTAATCAAAATTAATACTTAATCCTCTTAATGCGCAGGCGCTTATTTAGAAAGGGTTCAGACTCGTTCAGACCGAagatatatattatctatgatgcaaCTAACAAGTGATACCTAAATGACTTTGTAGGAGGTAAGTTTTAACACCACACGCTAACAATGAGAACAGGTACAACATACTGACATATTTATACAGAAACACTTACTAAGCGATACTGGCCTTGAAATTACCttaaaaagtgtgtgtgtgccagtgtgcgtgtgtgtattatAACAactagtacatatatatgtatagtcAGCTGGTGATATGAGATATTACTGATTTAAAAGAAGTTCCAGTCGCATGTACACATTTTGAAACTATTGCAGGATTGGGACTGTGATGATAAAACTGCTTTGTGTAGCTCCACAAGAGGAGAAGAATTTAGCTACTGATAAACTTTGATGTATAGTAGCTTGGATACAGGCTATGGTATTTGGTCCTCTGAAGACATCAATATACTGTTCAAGCTACCCTGGAAGATCAGCAGTGTGCAATTCACTtcttgttagctagctattgcACCAACTTATCACTCACTTTGATGCATGATGCATAAGTGTGTTTTTCAAGAAGTTTGGGACTATAAAGGGGAAGATGTCATAGTAGCTGCATTGTCTTGGACACTCAGTGAATCACAACCCCCAAATCATTACTGGTCTGAACTTGAAATCCATTGTCGAATGCCAGAATTTGTAACTCAGCATGCTATGGCTTGACATTAATCAAAAATCTGTCCAACAATAGATTCATTGATAACTTCAACATGTTACAAAGCTATGCAGCACTTTATTGTGGTAACCAACATAGAagttattatatacatatacactatAACAATACAGCTAGTAAAACCAGATCCAGACAA
This window encodes:
- the LOC136268034 gene encoding 4-hydroxyphenylpyruvate dioxygenase-like protein; this translates as MAELYGLEFLCADVRKAEKLFVERLSLVTVATCGQNVVLQRNEVLLVLRPATCEKDRDILHKSGTICNNVVFKVPQLHAAYDRATRAGAKVVHQPRSLTDVGGTVGTFTISSPFTNVTHTVVNTDKYNGIYLPGYELSITSGASDTTCSGISHVDHIAYACNTGSSESVLKWYEDCLGFTRFRLGAESDQLTVDCSGGGLKLLAMEYWRCAEKGVRSGGVNDIKLVLVESLPNSGRNQVSTFLSNNNGPGVQHIAFHTSDIISTTATLREQGLSIIYPPVEYYSLPLPIASIVDLVGHNTRSLQENGILLDAEADESSPNSKRHLMQVFTEPLFDRDTFFIELIQRCGATGFGAANITALYHALELHLKTSGQ